The nucleotide sequence CTTTGGCCTCGCGGTTGACCAACAACGCGAGGAACTTGAGCCACTCAGCGCGCCCCAAGGGGTGGCCTTCCAGGTGGTCGGCCTGAGGCAACGCGCGGACGCCGACTCGTTGCAGTTGGGGGTGCAAGTTGAACTGCGGATAGGCGGAATAGAAGCTCAGATAGACGTCAGGCCGCACCGCCATGATCGGCTCAATGTTGGCGTGCGCGTAGCCCCACAACTCCTGAATGCTGCCTGCTGCGATGCCTCGGCGTACGCTTTCGACGGTTGGGGTCCGGGCATTTTCGATGCCTACCAGCCGATCGACGATATCCAACTCGTCAGCCGCACCGAGCATCGCCGAGTTGCCCGTAGCCAAGCGACGGATTGGAATATGGACCACGACTGTAGCGGCCTCGTGCTCGGGCACTGGCGTGCCGCATTGCACCAGCAGAATGTCCAGCGTCTCCCCCGTATTCACGCTTGGCCTGAAGCGTACCCGTTTGAAATGCCCTGCATACTCGACTGAAAGCTGATCGGACCAGTCGAATTGGGTGCGCTCGGGGAAGTAATCAACGTCTTCGTGAAAGTCGGATACACAGGATGCATCCAGATTTTGCGCGGGTTTATCGCCGACCACCTGCGACGGGTAATACTCAAGGACAGGTGTGTCCATGCGCTCACAACCGCTGAGCAGCATCATGCTCAACAGCACAACCCTGCACCTCACCGCAACACCTCGACCAGCTCGCCAAGTCGAACGAAGGCCTGCTCACGGCCCGCACTCAGCAGGCGGTAATTCCCAAGCTCGGCATGCACCGTCAGGTCCGCCACAGCCGCCTCATGGAAGCCGACCCGCTCCAACGCACGCAAGGCCCAAGTACGCGCGGCACCTTCGCCACTCAGCCGCACGGGCTTGCCAGTCGCCCGGGACACGCCCCATTCGCCACGCTCGGTATCGAACCGTAGGCCGGACGAGGAGAAGGCCTCCCCCAGGCTTCCGTCGAGCACCAGATCTTCCGGCGCTCCGACGTGCAGGTTACGCCGGTGGTCCAGCAGCCAGAGTACGTCGGCGCAACGCAGGGCAAGATCCAGGTCATGACAGGACAGCAGCGCGGCAAGCTGATGCTCACGTGCAAGACGCTGCAGCAGGTGAAGCACCTCGATGCGCCTGGGTAGATCCAGAAATGCGGTGATCTCATCCAGCACCAGCACCTTGGGTTCTTGCGCCAGTGCTCTGGCGAGCATGACTCGCTGCCGCTCGCCATCAGACATTGCCGCCACCGCTTTGCCGGCAAGCGCCATGGCATCGACCGCCTCCAGCGCTTGGCAGACCTGCCTTCGGTCATCCGGCCCCAATCGGCCACTCCAGCCCAGGTGCGGATAACGTCCAAGGGCAGCCAGTTCGAAGCCGGTCAAAAGCCCCGCTTCGACCCGGTCGGTCAGCACGACGGCAAGTTGCCGGGCCCTTTCGCCTGCGCCAAGCGTATGCAGTTC is from Pseudomonas mucidolens and encodes:
- a CDS encoding ABC transporter ATP-binding protein, with translation MLRSESLSVGYAGQTLIGPLDLQLGAGRLVCLLGANGVGKSTLIRTLTGMQPATGGRVLLDGVELHTLGAGERARQLAVVLTDRVEAGLLTGFELAALGRYPHLGWSGRLGPDDRRQVCQALEAVDAMALAGKAVAAMSDGERQRVMLARALAQEPKVLVLDEITAFLDLPRRIEVLHLLQRLAREHQLAALLSCHDLDLALRCADVLWLLDHRRNLHVGAPEDLVLDGSLGEAFSSSGLRFDTERGEWGVSRATGKPVRLSGEGAARTWALRALERVGFHEAAVADLTVHAELGNYRLLSAGREQAFVRLGELVEVLR
- a CDS encoding ABC transporter substrate-binding protein codes for the protein MLLSMMLLSGCERMDTPVLEYYPSQVVGDKPAQNLDASCVSDFHEDVDYFPERTQFDWSDQLSVEYAGHFKRVRFRPSVNTGETLDILLVQCGTPVPEHEAATVVVHIPIRRLATGNSAMLGAADELDIVDRLVGIENARTPTVESVRRGIAAGSIQELWGYAHANIEPIMAVRPDVYLSFYSAYPQFNLHPQLQRVGVRALPQADHLEGHPLGRAEWLKFLALLVNREAKANRQFAQVEQEYLHWRNLAAQARQRPAIMAGFPSGRDSFEVFGALNQRAQLLTDAGGDYVLSGLRKHGSLLQVGFEEAYVAGAEAPVWIGVQSGHASLAQMLEITPRAAWFAAARAGQVYVFDKGSIGAWASPAHDNGMTRPHLALAELVQVLHPELLQTSVPSTFLRRLP